In a single window of the Leisingera daeponensis DSM 23529 genome:
- a CDS encoding MmcB family DNA repair protein yields MMEHLQPGQKLARGVSRCLRSLGFAPLEEFVPARGLRVDVMALGPKGELWVVECKSSRADYQADSKWQGYLEWCDRFFWAVDMDFPAELLPDGTGLIIADPYDAEIIRMAPEDKLAPARRKKLVQKFAMDAACRLQFLRDPFPGKDGLLPGGAGGADIKL; encoded by the coding sequence ATGATGGAACATCTTCAGCCTGGACAAAAACTGGCCCGCGGAGTGTCGCGCTGTCTGCGCTCGCTCGGCTTCGCGCCGCTGGAGGAATTCGTGCCCGCCCGCGGCCTGCGGGTGGACGTGATGGCGCTGGGGCCGAAAGGCGAGCTTTGGGTCGTCGAATGCAAATCCAGCCGCGCCGATTATCAGGCCGACAGCAAATGGCAGGGCTATCTGGAATGGTGCGACCGCTTTTTCTGGGCGGTGGACATGGATTTTCCGGCCGAGCTGCTGCCGGACGGCACCGGGCTGATCATCGCTGATCCCTATGATGCGGAAATCATCCGCATGGCGCCGGAGGACAAGCTGGCGCCGGCCCGGCGCAAGAAGCTGGTGCAGAAATTTGCCATGGATGCTGCCTGCCGCCTGCAATTCCTGCGCGATCCTTTCCCGGGCAAAGACGGGCTGCTGCCGGGCGGGGCAGGGGGCGCAGATATAAAATTATAG
- a CDS encoding DUF6324 family protein, giving the protein MSINTERDIEANLQIGPTDQGMVRIFIEAGGTEIPMDFEPEEAEEIADEIRAAAQAARSIK; this is encoded by the coding sequence ATGAGTATCAATACCGAACGCGACATCGAGGCAAACCTGCAAATCGGCCCGACCGATCAGGGCATGGTGCGGATCTTCATCGAGGCCGGCGGCACCGAGATCCCGATGGATTTCGAGCCGGAAGAGGCCGAAGAGATCGCAGACGAGATCCGAGCCGCAGCCCAGGCGGCGCGCAGCATCAAGTGA